Genomic window (Sinorhizobium sojae CCBAU 05684):
CCATGCCGGCCGTCGTCGAGCGTGCCGCCTCGCCGCTCCAGCCGGTGGTTCAAAGCACTCGGCTCCCGGGCGCCGATTCTTACGAATTTCCGTCCGCGGAATTGCTGCAGGAGCCGCCGCAGGGCCAGGGCTTCTTCATGACCCAGGAGCAGCTCGAGCAGAACGCCGGGCTTCTCGAAAGCGTGCTCGAGGACTTCGGCGTCAAGGGCGAGATCATCCATGTTCGCCCCGGCCCGGTGGTGACGCTCTATGAATTCGAGCCGGCTCCGGGAGTCAAATCCTCGCGCGTCATCAACCTCGCCGACGACATCGCCCGCTCCATGTCGGCGCTGTCGGCGCGCGTCGCGGTCGTGCCCGGGCGCAACGTCATCGGCATCGAACTACCGAATGCGACGCGCGAAACCGTCTATTTCCGCGAGCTGATCGAATCGGTCGATTTCCGCAAGACCGGCTGCAAGCTGGCGCTCTGCCTCGGCAAGACGATCGGCGGCGAACCGGTGATCGCCGAACTTGCCAAGATGCCGCATCTGCTGGTTGCCGGCACCACCGGTTCGGGCAAGTCGGTGGCGATCAACACCATGATCCTGTCGCTGCTCTACCGGCTGAAGCCGGAGGAATGCCGGCTGATCATGGTCGATCCGAAGATGCTCGAACTTTCCGTCTATGACGGCATTCCGCACCTTTTGACCCCGGTCGTCACCGATCCGAAGAAGGCGGTAATGGCGCTCAAATGGGCGGTGCGCGAGATGGAGGATCGCTATCGCAAGATGTCGCGCCTCGGCGTGCGCAATATCGACGGCTACAATCAGCGTGCCGCGGCCGCCCGCGAGAAGGGTGAGCCGATCATGACCACGGTCCAGACCGGTTTCGAGAAGGGGACCGGCGAGCCGCTCTTCGAGCAGCAGGAGATGGATCTTGCGCCGATGCCCTATATCGTCGTGATCGTCGACGAGATGGCCGACCTGATGATGGTCGCGGGCAAGGAGATCGAAGGTGCCATCCAGCGCCTCGCCCAAATGGCGCGCGCTGCCGGCATCCACCTGATCATGGCGACGCAGCGTCCTTCGGTCGACGTCATCACCGGCACGATCAAGGCGAACTTCCCGACCCGCATCTCCTTCCAGGTGACGTCGAAGATCGACAGCCGCACCATTCTCGGCGAGCAGGGGGCCGAACAGCTCTTAGGCCAGGGCGACATGCTGCACATGGCCGGCGGAGGCCGCATAGCCCGCGTCCACGGCCCCTTCGTTTCCGATCGGGAAGTCGAGCATGTGGTCGCACATCTGAAGACGCAGGGGCGGCCGGAATATCTGGAAACGGTCACCGCGGACGAGGATGAGCAGGAGCCGGAGGAAGACCAGGGAGCGGTTTTCGACAAGAGCGCGATCGCCGCGGAAGACGGCAATGAATTGTACGAGCAGGCGGTGAAGGTGGTGTTGCGCGACAAGAAGTGCTCGACTTCCTACATCCAGCGCCGTCTCGGCATCGGATACAACCGCGCCGCCTCGCTCGTCGAACGCATGGAGAAGGATGGCCTCGTCGGCCCAGCGAACCATGTCGGAAAGCGCGAGATCATCTACGGCAACCGCGACCACGCGAGCGGCGACGACGCGGATTGAGCTGCCGGCCCGCTTTGGGGTGATCTAAGTGTCGCGGCCACTAGGAAGCTGCCTAAAAAATGCGCAAATGGCAATTCTGTAGGCGGGGATCCCGCTGACAGAGTTCAAATCCTTCACAAAAATCGGTCGACAATCTTGGCACGCGGCTTGCTTACCCATCTTGTATGCAAGATTTGTCGCCACAACAGAATAGCCAGACAAGCATAGACGAGGCCGTCGTTTCAGGCATCCTCTCCGCGCGCATTCGTCCCGGCACGCGGCTGAGCGAAAACGAGGTGGCGAGCCTCTTCAATGTTTCCCGCACGCGGGTGCGCGAGGCGATGATGCGGCTCGAGCAGCGCGGCATCGTCAAGGTCAGCCCGCGACGCGGCTGGTTCGTGGTGGAGCCGTCCGCCGAGGAGGCGATCGGCGTCTATGCGGCGCGCCGGGTGATCGAGGGGGGTCTGCTCGCCAGCATGGACCGCCTTACCGAGAGCGGTCGCGATAGGCTTCATGCTCATCTTACCGAGGAAAAGGCGGCCATCGCTGCCGGCGATCGCCAGCGCCTCACCTGCCTCATGGGCGATTTTCATATCCGCATCGCCGAGCTCTCCGGCAACCCGATTCTCGTCGAAATCCTGCGCGACCTCACGGCGCGCACGATCCTGATCTCGCTCATCTACCAATCCGATTTCCACGCTATGCAATCGCATCTCGGCCATTGCCGCATCGTCGCGGCGATGGAGGAGGGCGACTTCCAGAAGGCGGCGGCGCTTGCCGTCGAGCATCTGGACGAGGTGGAGACGGGGCTCGACCTGACGCGGCGCCCCGACCCGCTCGCTGATCTGAGGCGCTCGCTTTCGCTGCCGCCGCAGGTGCCCACATCTTCGAATGCACCCCCCAAACCAAACGATGAAACCAACAGAGGAGAATGACCCCATGCTTTCCAGAAGACTTTTCGTCGCTGTGGCGGCGATCGCCACCACGATCGGCTTCGGTTCCGTCGCCAAGGCCGATGCGCTCGGCGACATCGAGGCGCGCGGCACTTTGCGCGTCGCCGTACCGCAGGACTTCCCACCCTTCGGCAGCGTCGGCCCGGACATGGCGCCGGTCGGTTATGACATCGACATGGCGAACCTGATCGCCGAGAAGATGGGCGTGAAGGTCGAGCTCGTGCCGGTCACCAGCGCCAATCGCATTCCATACCTGCAGACCAACAAGGTCGACCTCGTCATCTCGAGCCTTGGCAAGAACCCCGACCGCGAAAAGGTGATCGATTTCTCGACGGCCTATGCGCCCTTCTATAACGGCGTCTTCGCGCCGGCCGAACTTGCCGTGACAAAGGCCGAGGAACTCGCCGGAAAGACCGTCGGCGTTACCCGCGGTGCGGTGGAGGACCTGGAATTGACGAAGGTTGCGCCCGCCGATACCGTCATCAAGCGTTACGAAGACAATAACGGCACGATCTCGGCCTTCCTCTCGGGACAGGTCGAGGCGGTCGCCACCGGCAATGTCGTCGCCGCGGCGATCCTTGCCAAGAACCCGCCGAAGCGGCCGGAACTCAAGTTTCTGATCAAGAACTCGCCCTGCTATATCGGCCTTTCCAAGGAACAGCCGGCGCTGCTCGAGAAGGTCAATGGCATCATCACCGCCGCCAAGGCGGATGGCAGCCTGAACGCAATCGCGCAAAAGTGGCTCGGCACGGACCTGCCCGCCGATCTCTAAATCGTCGACATCGACGCCATCCGGCCAAGACCGGATGGCGCTCATACTTACGCCAACAGGAGTGCGCCTTTGAATTACCAATTCGAATTCGGCTGGCTCTTCGAATACTACCCGCAGATCGTGAAGGGCATTGCGATCACGATCGAGCTGATTGCCGTCGGCGCGGTGGCCGGGATCCTGCTCGGCATCGTCTGTGCCTGGGTGCGGGCGCTCGGGCCGGCCTGGCTGAAGCCCTTTGTCGCGGGTTATGTCGAGCTGATCCGCAATACGCCCTTCCTGATCCAGCTCTTCTTCATCTTCTTCGGCCTGCCTTCGCTCGGGCTGCAGCTCAGCGAGCTCAAGGCGGCCAATCTCGCCATGGTCGTCAATCTCGGGGCGTATAGCTCAGAGATCATCCGAGCCGGAATCCAGGCAACGCCGCGGGGCCAGTTCGAAGCGGGTGCGAGCCTCGCCATGAGCCCTTTCGAGACGTTTCGCCACGTGGTTCTCGTACCGTCGCTTGAGCGTATCTGGCCAGCGCTCTCCTCGCAGGTGGTCATCGTCATGCTCGGTTCCGCCGTCGTCTCGCAGATCGCCGCCGAGGACCTGACCTTTGCCGCCAACTTCATCCAGTCGCGCACCTTCCGCGCCTTCGAGGCCTATATCGTCTCGACCGCCGTGTACCTCGTCTTGGCAATCCTGCTCCGCCAGGCGCTGTCGATGGTCGGCTGGGCCATTTTTCCAAGGAGGGCGGCGCGATGATCGAATTCACCGTCTGGGACATCCTGCGCAACCTGTTGCTCGCCACCCGCTGGACGATCGTCTTGTCGCTCGTCTCCTTCGTCGGCGGCGGCATGGTCGGTCTCGTCCTGCTTTTCTCACGCATCAGCCGGCGGAAATGGTCCCGGGCCTTGGCCAAATCCTATATCGAGCTCTTCCAGGGCACGCCGCTCCTGATGCAGCTCTTCATCGCCTTTTTCGGCCTCGGGCTCTTCGGCATCGACGTGCCGGCCTGGCTGGCGGCGGGACTGGCGCTCATCCTCTGGTCGGCCGCCTTCTTGGGCGAGATCTGGCGCGGCTGCGTCGAGGCGGTCGCCAAGGGGCAATGGGAGGCGTCCGCGAGCCTTGGCATGGGCCGGCTGCAGCAGATGCGCTACGTCATCCTGCCGCAGGCGTTGCGCATCGCCGTGCCGCCGACCGTCGGTTTTTCCGTGCAGGTGATCAAGGGGACGGCGCTAACCTCGATCATAGGCTTCGTCGAACTGTCCAAGGCCGGCACCGTCGTCACCAATGCCACTTTCCAGCCTTTCACCGTCTACGGCCTCGTCGCGCTCATCTATTTCGCGCTCTGCTGGCCTCTTTCCAAGAGCAGCCAGATCCTCGAAAGGAAGCTCAATGTCGCTCATCGAAATCACTGACGTCCGCAAGAGCTTTGGGCCGAACGAGGTCCTGAAAGGCATCAATTTCGATGTCGAACCGGGCGAGGTGATCGCCATCATCGGCAAGAGCGGCTCCGGCAAGTCGACGCTCTTACGCTGCATCAACGGGCTGGAGACGATCAGTAAGGGTTCGATCTCGGTCGCGGGCGCGCAGCTGATCAACGACGAGGTGCACCTGAAGGCGCTGAGATTGAAGGTCGGCATGATCTTTCAGCAGTTCAACCTCTTCCCGCACCTGACGGTCGGTGGCAATGTCATGCTGTCGCAAATGGTCGTCAGGAAAACGCCGAAGGCGGAGGCGGAAGTGATGGCGCGCAAGATGCTTGAGCGAGTCGGCCTCAGCGAAAAATTCGATGCCTATCCGGACGAACTCTCCGGCGGCCAGCAGCAGCGCGTGGCGATAGCGCGGGCGCTTGCGATGCAGCCGATCGCGCTGCTCTGCGACGAGATCACTTCGGCGCTCGATCCGGAACTGGTTGCCGAAGTGCTCGCGGTCGTGCGCGAGCTCGCCGCCGAGGGCATGACGCTACTCATGGTGAC
Coding sequences:
- a CDS encoding amino acid ABC transporter permease, with translation MIEFTVWDILRNLLLATRWTIVLSLVSFVGGGMVGLVLLFSRISRRKWSRALAKSYIELFQGTPLLMQLFIAFFGLGLFGIDVPAWLAAGLALILWSAAFLGEIWRGCVEAVAKGQWEASASLGMGRLQQMRYVILPQALRIAVPPTVGFSVQVIKGTALTSIIGFVELSKAGTVVTNATFQPFTVYGLVALIYFALCWPLSKSSQILERKLNVAHRNH
- a CDS encoding DNA translocase FtsK → MRIPRTNFSTAALHEADQADEFEHPRLETPAHVHAQAPAATAHDHLFEAPEAPRRAGREADDAGNANRAARLYGHGSAYAPAQVTALTRDPLPTLADITGQSEGPSWESHFFLSPNVRFTRTPEREFMKRRAPAVEEGEAEESAAVESRAEDQAMPLAANDVPDVPVAEPVLLEAVPHMAPEGDAPAHSPSELLRVLMRQLPHWSSMQSADAPAAGPQTPAMPESLPAEVVPNVATDEGPQSAQAQTAAETAVDETDRGFAATSEAQPELAHLSDHAFFEFIPLELPAAGNSRISAAPEVETVEAPKQSRAPEQTQVSAPAVIPVQAPAVPQPAEAPEVPAAIASLFRVVECRRPATVDHVEKAEAADVVPSPAAQKATPAQPDEMPVTDEETQPVATKAAVTMPAVVERAASPLQPVVQSTRLPGADSYEFPSAELLQEPPQGQGFFMTQEQLEQNAGLLESVLEDFGVKGEIIHVRPGPVVTLYEFEPAPGVKSSRVINLADDIARSMSALSARVAVVPGRNVIGIELPNATRETVYFRELIESVDFRKTGCKLALCLGKTIGGEPVIAELAKMPHLLVAGTTGSGKSVAINTMILSLLYRLKPEECRLIMVDPKMLELSVYDGIPHLLTPVVTDPKKAVMALKWAVREMEDRYRKMSRLGVRNIDGYNQRAAAAREKGEPIMTTVQTGFEKGTGEPLFEQQEMDLAPMPYIVVIVDEMADLMMVAGKEIEGAIQRLAQMARAAGIHLIMATQRPSVDVITGTIKANFPTRISFQVTSKIDSRTILGEQGAEQLLGQGDMLHMAGGGRIARVHGPFVSDREVEHVVAHLKTQGRPEYLETVTADEDEQEPEEDQGAVFDKSAIAAEDGNELYEQAVKVVLRDKKCSTSYIQRRLGIGYNRAASLVERMEKDGLVGPANHVGKREIIYGNRDHASGDDAD
- a CDS encoding amino acid ABC transporter ATP-binding protein, translated to MSLIEITDVRKSFGPNEVLKGINFDVEPGEVIAIIGKSGSGKSTLLRCINGLETISKGSISVAGAQLINDEVHLKALRLKVGMIFQQFNLFPHLTVGGNVMLSQMVVRKTPKAEAEVMARKMLERVGLSEKFDAYPDELSGGQQQRVAIARALAMQPIALLCDEITSALDPELVAEVLAVVRELAAEGMTLLMVTHEMKFARDVCSRVVFMHEGRVHEIGPPDEVFANPQTPELKQFLGMH
- a CDS encoding transporter substrate-binding domain-containing protein — protein: MLSRRLFVAVAAIATTIGFGSVAKADALGDIEARGTLRVAVPQDFPPFGSVGPDMAPVGYDIDMANLIAEKMGVKVELVPVTSANRIPYLQTNKVDLVISSLGKNPDREKVIDFSTAYAPFYNGVFAPAELAVTKAEELAGKTVGVTRGAVEDLELTKVAPADTVIKRYEDNNGTISAFLSGQVEAVATGNVVAAAILAKNPPKRPELKFLIKNSPCYIGLSKEQPALLEKVNGIITAAKADGSLNAIAQKWLGTDLPADL
- a CDS encoding amino acid ABC transporter permease, with the protein product MNYQFEFGWLFEYYPQIVKGIAITIELIAVGAVAGILLGIVCAWVRALGPAWLKPFVAGYVELIRNTPFLIQLFFIFFGLPSLGLQLSELKAANLAMVVNLGAYSSEIIRAGIQATPRGQFEAGASLAMSPFETFRHVVLVPSLERIWPALSSQVVIVMLGSAVVSQIAAEDLTFAANFIQSRTFRAFEAYIVSTAVYLVLAILLRQALSMVGWAIFPRRAAR
- a CDS encoding GntR family transcriptional regulator encodes the protein MQDLSPQQNSQTSIDEAVVSGILSARIRPGTRLSENEVASLFNVSRTRVREAMMRLEQRGIVKVSPRRGWFVVEPSAEEAIGVYAARRVIEGGLLASMDRLTESGRDRLHAHLTEEKAAIAAGDRQRLTCLMGDFHIRIAELSGNPILVEILRDLTARTILISLIYQSDFHAMQSHLGHCRIVAAMEEGDFQKAAALAVEHLDEVETGLDLTRRPDPLADLRRSLSLPPQVPTSSNAPPKPNDETNRGE